In Rhodococcus sp. OK302, one genomic interval encodes:
- a CDS encoding alpha/beta fold hydrolase, with translation MTTTEIPAYTTDKFFGLDDKWIETADGELTHYHELGEGTPILFLHGSGTGVTAAANWWLNLPTLSGQGRCIAIDSIGYGQSVVAPNTEYGIKEWVRHAVRVLDALGIEKTWIVGNSLGGWLAFQFAIDFPERLLGIVSMGTGGAKLTGALAGHSNPNLTEEGIRKTLELFVVDKSLVTDELVALRYQSALNDTASDRLAEVVAARDRDRTELPLDFEVLSRLDIPVLLIHGVQDVVIPVSRTWELLNVIPHADSHIFSQCGHWSQVERAEEFNTVITEYLSSRGVSRS, from the coding sequence ATGACAACTACCGAGATTCCCGCATACACCACTGACAAATTCTTCGGCCTCGACGACAAGTGGATCGAAACCGCCGACGGCGAACTCACCCACTATCACGAACTGGGAGAAGGCACGCCGATCCTCTTCCTGCACGGGTCAGGAACCGGCGTCACCGCCGCCGCAAACTGGTGGCTCAACCTTCCGACCCTCAGCGGACAGGGACGTTGCATTGCAATCGATTCCATCGGCTACGGACAGAGCGTCGTTGCTCCGAACACGGAGTACGGCATCAAAGAGTGGGTTCGTCATGCCGTGCGCGTGCTCGACGCACTGGGTATCGAGAAGACGTGGATCGTCGGAAACTCCCTCGGCGGCTGGCTGGCTTTCCAGTTCGCAATCGACTTCCCGGAGCGCCTACTGGGCATCGTCTCGATGGGTACCGGCGGGGCAAAGCTGACGGGCGCATTGGCCGGACACTCCAATCCGAACCTGACGGAAGAGGGCATCCGCAAAACACTTGAACTCTTCGTCGTCGACAAGTCCCTTGTCACTGACGAATTGGTGGCACTGCGGTACCAATCGGCCCTCAACGACACCGCGTCGGATCGGTTGGCCGAGGTGGTTGCGGCCCGTGACCGTGACCGCACCGAACTGCCCCTGGACTTCGAGGTGTTGTCCCGCTTGGACATTCCCGTTCTGCTGATCCACGGCGTGCAGGATGTGGTCATACCTGTTTCGCGGACATGGGAACTGCTCAACGTCATCCCGCATGCCGATTCGCACATCTTCAGCCAGTGCGGTCACTGGTCACAGGTGGAACGTGCCGAAGAGTTCAATACGGTTATCACGGAGTATCTTTCCTCTCGGGGTGTGAGCCGGTCATGA
- the mhpA gene encoding bifunctional 3-(3-hydroxy-phenyl)propionate/3-hydroxycinnamic acid hydroxylase MhpA: MKTTQDTEVLIVGAGPAGLMLANILGMYGKQVTVLEAMDALIDYPRGVGLDDESFRTIQTVGLVEAIRPHTNPQHIMRLVNGAGKVILVNNPQTVEFGWERKHGFIQPEADKALYEGLARFDNVQVLFGHLVENVEEDGQSVTAIALVTGPDGSVEERRFSAQYLVGCEGGKSPTRKRLGVSFEGESPSTRWLVVDVNNDPLGTPNVFLGADPKRPYVSIGLPHAVRRWEFMLHDDESEEQVTDPEYVNALLADHVPNPSELDFIRRRVFTHHGRVASNFRKGRQLIAGDAAHLMPVWMGQGWNSGMRDATNLGWKLAAVLSGQADDALLDTYTSERKDHAQAMVDLSLTFGRLIKITNPVGAFLRDSASSVLNLFPPVKSYFADMRFKPMPRYTKGVLADPNTQESGSAGAKLTSKLIPVLTANVKNSPVGVQFPQPRVNSLAASDQLLDDAIGNWWSVIVWGNNPKDVLPQASLDKLSALGARLVAVVPETQREWAEKEMDSDVLVLGDHTGRLKKWFDDRPTPLVFLRPDRFVAGACLTQHAPATLDAILKAMRFNESSTSSENRVPTAR, translated from the coding sequence ATGAAAACCACTCAGGACACCGAAGTACTCATCGTCGGCGCCGGTCCCGCCGGCCTGATGCTTGCCAACATCCTCGGCATGTACGGCAAGCAGGTGACAGTGCTCGAAGCCATGGATGCGCTCATTGATTACCCGCGCGGAGTCGGACTCGACGACGAGTCATTCCGCACCATTCAGACGGTGGGCCTGGTGGAGGCGATCCGCCCGCACACCAACCCGCAGCACATCATGCGGTTGGTCAACGGGGCAGGCAAGGTCATTCTGGTCAACAATCCGCAGACCGTTGAATTCGGCTGGGAACGCAAGCATGGTTTCATCCAGCCCGAAGCTGACAAGGCTCTCTACGAGGGGCTTGCCCGCTTCGACAACGTCCAGGTGCTGTTCGGGCATCTCGTCGAGAATGTGGAAGAAGACGGACAGTCCGTCACCGCGATCGCGCTGGTAACAGGGCCGGATGGATCCGTCGAGGAACGCCGCTTCAGTGCGCAGTATCTGGTGGGGTGTGAAGGCGGCAAGTCTCCGACCCGCAAGCGTCTCGGCGTCAGCTTCGAGGGCGAATCACCCTCCACCCGTTGGCTTGTCGTGGACGTCAACAACGATCCACTCGGAACCCCCAACGTCTTCCTTGGTGCAGATCCGAAGCGCCCCTACGTATCCATCGGTTTACCCCATGCTGTTCGACGCTGGGAGTTCATGCTCCACGACGACGAAAGTGAAGAGCAGGTCACCGATCCGGAGTACGTGAATGCCCTTCTGGCAGATCATGTTCCGAACCCGTCGGAGCTGGACTTCATCCGTCGACGCGTCTTCACCCACCATGGCCGGGTGGCCTCCAACTTTCGTAAGGGTCGGCAGTTGATCGCCGGCGATGCCGCGCACCTGATGCCGGTGTGGATGGGCCAGGGCTGGAACTCCGGAATGCGCGATGCAACAAATCTGGGCTGGAAACTAGCCGCCGTCTTGTCCGGACAGGCGGATGACGCTCTGCTCGATACCTACACGTCCGAGCGTAAGGACCATGCGCAAGCAATGGTGGACCTGTCGCTGACCTTCGGCCGGCTCATCAAGATCACCAATCCGGTAGGAGCATTTCTCCGGGATTCCGCATCGTCAGTGCTCAACCTCTTCCCCCCGGTCAAGAGCTACTTCGCGGACATGCGGTTCAAGCCGATGCCGCGGTACACCAAGGGTGTGCTGGCCGATCCGAACACACAGGAATCGGGAAGTGCCGGCGCAAAACTCACCAGCAAACTCATTCCGGTCCTGACCGCCAACGTCAAGAACTCCCCGGTTGGCGTTCAGTTTCCCCAGCCGCGCGTGAACTCGCTCGCGGCATCGGATCAACTACTCGACGACGCGATCGGCAACTGGTGGTCAGTCATCGTCTGGGGCAACAACCCCAAGGACGTCTTGCCGCAGGCCTCGCTCGACAAGTTGTCCGCGCTCGGAGCCCGCCTGGTTGCGGTTGTGCCGGAGACCCAACGCGAATGGGCCGAGAAGGAAATGGATTCGGATGTGCTGGTCCTGGGCGATCACACCGGTCGACTAAAAAAATGGTTCGACGACCGACCCACTCCCCTGGTTTTCCTCCGCCCCGACCGGTTTGTGGCCGGAGCCTGCCTGACACAACATGCTCCGGCAACGCTGGACGCGATTCTGAAAGCAATGCGGTTCAACGAATCCAGCACCAGCAGCGAAAACCGGGTCCCGACAGCTCGCTAA